A genomic window from Carassius auratus strain Wakin chromosome 45, ASM336829v1, whole genome shotgun sequence includes:
- the LOC113062788 gene encoding DNA-binding protein inhibitor ID-2: protein MKAVSPVRSIRKPALYFSEHNLGNSRGKSSSDDPLSLLFNMNDCYSRLKELVPSLPQNKSVSKMEILQHVIDYILDLQIALDQPQSADPRTESSKKTVRSLGAIISFQPSNPQGEIISDDLTTL, encoded by the exons ATGAAGGCAGTCAGTCCGGTGAGGTCCATAAGGAAACCCGCCTTGTATTTTTCGGAGCATAATCTCGGCAACTCACGGGGCAAGAGCTCCTCGGACGACCCGCTCAGTCTCCTGTTCAACATGAATGACTGCTACAGCAGGTTGAAGGAGCTCGTGCCGAGCTTACCGCAGAACAAGAGCGTGAGTAAGATGGAGATCTTGCAGCATGTCATAGACTACATTCTGGACCTTCAGATCGCACTCGACCAGCCGCAATCAGCAGATCCTCGGACAGAGTCCTCCAAAAAGACCGTCAGATCACTCGGAGCTATCATCTCCTTTCAG CCCAGTAACCCTCAAGGAGAGATCATCTCAGATGACCTTACAACCTTATAA